Proteins from one Hyperolius riggenbachi isolate aHypRig1 chromosome 2, aHypRig1.pri, whole genome shotgun sequence genomic window:
- the TEX30 gene encoding testis-expressed protein 30, translating into MGDFTEEKIKIPFVKKFLDAVLSVPKEHSGVLDSVILTHGAGGDMNLAHLVSLSGYLASNGLLCLRFTCKGLNLVYRTRAYKAVVTYLKSCEDYQIGGFFLAGRSMGSRAAACVMRTACEEDDSLVHGLICLSYPLHAPNAKGKLRDEDILQITKPTLFISGTKDNMCDKALLLKTIGKIKAPVKIHWIENANHGMSAKGTSQNDVMMEINEQTFSWIKDTLKP; encoded by the exons ATGGGGGATTTTACAGAG GAAAAAATCAAAATACCATTTGTGAAGAAGTTCCTGGATGCTGTCCTTTCTGTCCCTAAAGAGCACAGTGGTGTGCTGGATTCAGTTATTCTTACCCATGGCGCTGGAGGAGACATGAATCTTGCCCACTTAGTTTCCCTGTCTGGCTACTTGGCATCTAACGGTCTGCTGTGTCTACGGTTTACGTGTAAAGGACTCAATCTGGTCTACAGAACTAGAGCTTACAAGGCCGTTGTG ACATATTTAAAATCTTGTGAAGACTATCAAATTGGAGGTTTTTTCCTTGCAG GTCGATCTATGGGGTCCCGAGCCGCTGCTTGTGTGATGAGGACGGCTTGTGAAGAAGATGACTCCTTGGTTCATGGTCTGATCTGTCTGTCCTACCCCCTACATGCTCCAAATGCAAAGGGCAAACTCCGAGATGAAGATATCTTGCAAATAACAAAGCCAACACTGTTTATCTCTGGCACAAAAGATAATATGTGTGACAAG GCCTTATTATTAAAGACAATTGGCAAAATAAAAGCTCCTGTAAAGATCCACTGGATTGAAAATGCTAATCATGGAATGTCTGCCAAAGGGACGTCACAGAACGATGTTATGATGGAGATAAATGAACAGACTTTCTCCTGGATAAAAGATACATTGAAGCCGTGA